A genomic region of Raphanus sativus cultivar WK10039 chromosome 6, ASM80110v3, whole genome shotgun sequence contains the following coding sequences:
- the LOC130495881 gene encoding uncharacterized protein LOC130495881: MIMLEPNPMRSGITIYTDAVWNPSSGSAELGWIIDDRVSATNHLATSLHVLSPLMAEALAVISTLTFALSCGFDSITLLSDSQSFISIINKKDLQLEIFNIIRDIYHLSVSFISITFSSILRSANANVNHVVKQVLWVLNQV, encoded by the coding sequence ATGATCATGCTCGAACCAAACCCTATGCGATCTGGAATAACCATATACACAGATGCTGTTTGGAACCCATCTTCGGGATCTGCAGAACTCGGTTGGATCATTGATGATCGGGTTTCGGCTACCAACCATTTGGCAACTTCTTTGCATGTCTTGTCGCCTCTTATGGCAGAAGCCTTGGCTGTTATATCAACCTTAACCTTTGCCCTCTCTTGCGGATTTGACTCCATCACGCTGCTCTCAGATTCTCAATCTTTCATCTCGATAATCAACAAGAAGGATTTGCAGTTGGAGATATTCAATATCATCCGTGATATCTACCATCTTTCTGTTTCATTTATTTCAATTACGTTTAGCTCCATTCTTAGATCGGCTAATGCCAATGTCAATCATGTAGTCAAACAAGTATTATGGGTTTTAAACCAAGTGTGA
- the LOC108808868 gene encoding uncharacterized protein LOC108808868: MLQLKDQLHNFLRCSIGDGSTALFWHDYWTELGPLHQLFGSSGPRSLRIPLGATVSRAVNNGLWNIPSARSDDAVTLQIILSTMAVPSSSSRADVYLWRNSAGGFGPTFSSRVTWERLRLTRPQVQWYSVVWFKEEIPRCSFICWTAILGRLPTRDRLISWGLSVPPGCVLCSLADESIAHLFFQCPFAVATWSRFCGRYLASTPSSLADVVLLCQQLPGPHASRAVVVLKLINQVIVYNLWRERNARIFTAVSSTQEAFWRLVDRAIRDRLLSLSRPSTTAPSPSLLELYFWFLSPYS, from the coding sequence ATGCTCCAGCTTAAGGATCAACTTCATAACTTTCTTCGTTGCAGCATCGGAGATGGTAGCACAGCCTTGTTTTGGCATGATTACTGGACTGAGCTGGGTCCTTTGCATCAACTCTTTGGATCCTCGGGTCCTCGTTCTCTAAGAATTCCTCTCGGTGCCACCGTCTCTCGGGCGGTCAACAATGGTCTCTGGAACATCCCTTCAGCTCGCTCTGACGACGCGGTGACTCTCCAGATCATCCTGTCTACAATGGCGGTTCCTTCTTCTAGTAGCAGAGCTGACGTTTATCTATGGAGAAACAGCGCTGGAGGGTTTGGACCAACCTTCTCCTCTCGGGTTACTTGGGAAAGGTTGCGATTAACAAGACCTCAGGTTCAGTGGTATTCGGTGGTTTGGTTCAAGGAAGAAATTCCCCGCTGCTCGTTCATTTGTTGGACAGCTATCCTTGGAAGACTTCCCACTCGGGATCGTTTGATTTCTTGGGGCTTATCGGTGCCACCAGGTTGTGTTCTCTGCTCTTTGGCTGATGAGTCTATAGCCCACTTGTTTTTTCAATGTCCATTTGCGGTTGCTACTTGGTCTCGTTTCTGTGGCAGGTACCTGGCGTCAACTCCTTCCTCACTCGCTGATGTCGTTCTCCTCTGCCAGCAGCTCCCTGGACCTCATGCTTCCCGTGCTGTGGTTGTGCTCAAGCTCATAAACCAAGTGATCGTCTACAATCTCTGGCGTGAGAGAAATGCCCGCATCTTCACAGCTGTATCTTCGACTCAAGAGGCGTTTTGGCGCTTGGTGGATCGTGCTATTAGAGATAGGTTGCTATCATTATCGCGGCCTTCTACTACTGCTCCATCACCTTCCCTGCTTGAGCTCTACTTTTGGTTTCTGTCTCCCTATAGTTAA